Within the Laspinema palackyanum D2c genome, the region TGATGAGTGGTTACTTTTTACATAATGCCGAACAGCGACAAGTGTTAGAACAGTCCCTCAAAGCTGGGGCGATCGACTCCTCCGAATCCTAAAGGCGGTAGGGTAGGCGGCGAATATGATCCCGATGATTATTCCTTTCGTTTTGCCATCGGGTGTTCACGTCCCACAATATTTTCAATCGCTGCAACCGCCGCCGCCGAACCTGCTAAAATGTCCCGTTCTTCTCCGCCGAGATAGAGACGACCGAAACTGCCTACGGCTTGAACTTGTAAGATATTAATCAAAGCGGCTTTTTCCGCTTCATTTGCTGCTAAAGCAGCATAGGCAGCGGGTTCCACTTCCAAAACATATAAGGTTTGACCCGCTAGGAGCATTTGCCCCCGGCGGTTACGATTGATCAATTGAGTTTGATGGGGATCGACATTGCGGATAATTTGACTCGACACAATGCGCGGTTTGAGGCGATCGCGTTCCTTCACCCCCAGGGCCTCCAAAATCGCTCCACCTGCCGCCCTCGTTTCCCCTTGTGAACTGGAATGAATTTCCAGTAATCCATACAATCTTTCTACAAACTGCACCCCCGGACGCACCGATGTCGATTTCAACGCGATATCGGTGATTCGGTTGATTTCAATGCCAGGAGAGATTTCAATCCACAGGGAGGCATCTCCGGGTAGGGGTAAGAACCCCAGGGCCACAGTCCCGATATAGGCGGCGTGTTGGGACTGCAAGTTGTCTAAAAATACATAACTTCGTAGTTCTATCCCCAAGGTTCAAGTCTCCTGTGTTCGGGCAAAAAGCCCACTGTGCTGCAACCTTTGAGTGTATCGTATTTTCGGGAACCGTTGGCATCCGCAGCAGAGGAAAACTGACCCGAGGGGTCCCTAACTCTGACAACGGCAAGGCAAGGGAGTACCTTGTCCCTCCCGGGATGGGTGAATCGGAACTCATTCTGGATGGTTTAATACTGTAATGGCGATCGCTCAAAGGGAAAATTCCGGGGAAGTATTTTCCTGGACCACCGATCGCACTTCACTCGGAGAGAGTCCCACGAGTTTTTCCGTTGCTTTAACTTGGGTGGGTTGATTTTCCAATTGTTGACGTTCTAGCAGTCCCCACTCCATCGCCATCTTCGTATAGCGCCGAGACGCCGCGCGATCGATTCCTAGGGACTCTGCCACCTCGTTTAAACTTAACCATTCCGGTTGATTGCGGAGTCGATGTAAATAGCGCGTGAGAATATCCTGATTGACTTTCATGTTGGGGTCACGATAAATACTGCCTCGGGGATTTGCACCCTTCATAATAAAGCATCCGCAATCCTCAACTCAACCGGATCCATATAAATAACCCAGGGCCTAGGGTGATGAGAGTCCCTACCCCGGCGATCGGGGAGGGAATCATATTAAATCCCCTAATCAATATTGGCCACTGTGAATCCCATCTGGCACTGATAGCGTTCTGGTTGAGCCTCCGAGCATTTTGTCATGACGTAGCCACAACTGAGCTGTCCACCCCGCCATCGGGGTTGACCACTGGAATCCGCAAGTAAACAGCTTTGACAGACTTGCCGGGGAGCCAGCACTTGATTTTCCATTACAATAACCAGCATT harbors:
- a CDS encoding helix-turn-helix domain-containing protein, with amino-acid sequence MKGANPRGSIYRDPNMKVNQDILTRYLHRLRNQPEWLSLNEVAESLGIDRAASRRYTKMAMEWGLLERQQLENQPTQVKATEKLVGLSPSEVRSVVQENTSPEFSL